TACCCATAGCTTGATTGAGATTGTGCATCACCACATTTGGCATTGGTGGGCTTTCTTGAGATAATTCCCGACGCAATACCGAAATAGCACTAGCCATAAACAAAGCAGCTGGAACTCCCTTACCTGAAACATCACCTACTGCTAACCATAAATCTCCTTTGGGATGGGCAAAAACTTCAAAAAAATCACCTCCCACCTCTCGGGCTGGATAGCAACAGGCTTGCACCTGCAAACCTTTGATATCGGGCATGGTTTGACGCAGAATGTTATTTTGAATTTGGCGGGCAACCTCTAACTCAGTATGAATCTGCTCCTGTTTTTCTTGCAAGCGCTGGTACAGTTTTGCTTGAAACAGCCCTAATGCAGCTTGCTCGGCAACACCCGTAATGAGTTTAATATCTTCTTCTTGCCAGTGCCGGATATGTTTGTATTGATTGAGAGCAAGGACTGCAAGCAACTGTTGTTGGTACACAAGAGGCACAACTAATTGCTGGTAGTCTTTATCATCTCGGATAGTGAGTGCAAATTGGTATTGCTTGGTCTCTAAAACTTTTTCTATTAGAGGATCGAGAGCGCAGGTAAAATCCGTTTCTCGCGATCTGGGATCTTGGTAGTAAGATAAACCTATTGTCAGGCGATCGCTTTCCACGGGTTTCAGTTGACAGCAACTCGCTTCAAAGGTCTGACCGATAGTTGCTACTATTTTTTGCAGCATACTGTGGTAGTCTAACGACTCTCTAATTGCTGTTGTTACAGCATTGAATAGCGATTCTCGCCGCAAAGCGTGAGTTAACTCTTGAGTTCGTTTCTTAACAACTCGATATATATCAGCCGCTTGTTCGACAACTTCCTTAAGTCGCTCTGGTTTCCAAGGTTTGGTAATGTACTTGAATACCTGACCGGAGTTGATTGCTTCTACCAAGTCTTCGACATCTGTAAAACCAGTTAGGAGAATCCGAATAGTATCTGGAAACCTTTCCACAGTACGACTGAGAAGTTCAGTGCCGTTCATATCTGGCATTCTCTGATCAGAGATAATCACAGCCATCTCACCTTCTTTATCCAAGATTTCTATGGCAGTGAGGGCATTACTGGCTTTGTATACTTGGAAATCTCGCCTAAAAGTACGGTAGAGTAAATCTAAATTATCTGGCTCATCGTCTACTACCATGAGCCTCAGTTTACCTTCCTCTGTATCAGTCATTTGTCATTGGTCAAAAATCATTTGTTATTGGTCACTGGTCACTAGTCACTGGTCACTGATAAGAGTTTCTGGCATTTTTACATTTGCTAACATAGTTTTGTTTATTCCCGCTTACCTACTTATTACCTGCTATTTATTAACAATAGGTTAATCAAATGTGTAGCATTGTAACAAAGGCAATAATTGTTATTCATGACGATATATCTTACTGATAAATTCCTTAAACTCGCCACAATCTGAAATTATTCTTATCCTACCAACCCAGAACGCAAAGCCCGAACGGCTGCTTGAGTTCGGTCATCAGCACATAGCTTGTTCAATATATTTCGGACATGAGTTTTCACAGTTCCAACCGTAATGTAGAGCCTTTCCGCAATCACCGCGTTGCTACAGCCTTCCACAATCAACTGCAAGACTTCCAACTCCCTTTCCGTTAAAGTATAGGAATCGATATTTTCCTCCGTTTTTCCCTCAACAGATTCTGAACCAGTCGCAGCCAGCTTGGCACTAGCTAACGATACTTCAGAACTGGGGGGATTTTGCCGTGCTTGTTGCAGTACAATACGAGCGATCGCCGGATCGATCCAAGCGTTGCCATTGTAAGTTACGCGTACAGCTTCCAGCAAATTATCAAACTTAATATCCTTCATGCAGTAAGAATCAGCCCCTGCAGCAAAAGCTGCCAACACAGCTTCTTTGTTATCCCGCAAAGTTAAAATCAGTACTTTTGTGGCTGACTCATTCCCACCTGTCGATTTCAGATCTTTTGTTAGCTCAATTCCATCTTTATCTGGTAAACCTATATCAACAATAGCTATATCAGGTTGTAGCGTTTTTAACATTTTCAATCCGTCAGTAGCATTGCTAGCTTCTCCTACAACCTCAATCTCTTCTTTTTGCAAGAGAGCTGTCCGAATACCTACACGAGTTAGATCGTGATCCTCAATCAAAGCAACACGAATTTTAGTCATAACAATTCTTGTCCCTACGCTCTAGCTGTAAAACGAGTATAGTATTATTGATAGCGGCGTTCACCTCTCTATCAATCATCAAGTATAATTTACTAATATTCTCGGTTTGATGTGTCAGTAACAACTATTTCATTAAAGTTAGAGGGCGCGAAGCCGCATCACTTTAGTGCGGGGTGCTGACCTTATAGCTAAGAATTTGAGATATGTAGGCTGGATTGACTGCAACTACCCAAACCCCTAAAGTTTATAAGGAAAAAGGTTGAAAACCCTGTGGCTAAAGCCAAGGGAGTCGTCAAACTATCATTGCTTTTAACTCCTGCATCTGCGTGTTATGGCAGCCAGTTTTAGAAGGTGCCGATCGCGTCGGAATTTTAATCATAAACTCTGTTCCCTGCCCAGGTGCTGAAAAACACACGATCTCACCACCATGTTTGGAGACAACAATTTGGTGGCTGATCGACAAGCCTAAACCCGTCCCTCTACCTAAGGGTTTTGTCGTAAAGAAGGGGTCAAATAGGCGATCGCGTACTTCCTCAGTCATACCGGGACCAGTATCGCCAATCCAAATAGTCACAAACTCATTGTCAGTGACTTCGGTGCGAATCCGAATCGTGCTGCGACAAAAGTAAATTTCTTGGGGCGATCGCTGTTTGTCGTACTCCTCCAAAGCATCAATTGCATTCGCCAGTAGATTCATAAACACTTGGTTGAGTTGTCCCGCATAGCACTCCACAAGCGGTAGGTTGCCATAGTCTTTGACGAGTTGAATGCCTAGCTGGTTAGAACTGGCTTTGAACCGATTGTGCAAAATTAGCAGCGTGCTATCTAGCCCAGCGTGAATATCCACTGGCTTCATTTGGGCTTCATCCACGCGGGAAAAAATCCTTAATGACTGAATAATTTCGCGGATGCGGTCAGCCCCAACCTTCATCGAACTCAGCAATTTGGGCAGATCTTCACTCAGAAATTCTAAATCTATCGCCTCAGTCAGCTTCTGAATTTCAGGTACTGGTGAGGGAGTGTACTTGGCATAGAGGTTTAAGAGTTCGAGCAAGTCTTGGGTATATTGATAAGCATGAGTCAGATTCCCATAGATGAAGTTGACGGGATTGTTAATTTCATGAGCAACACCCGCCACCAATTGCCCCAGACTGGACATTTTTTCACTATGAACCAGTTGGCTTTGAGTTTCTTGAAGTTGACGAAAGGCAACTTCAAGCTGATTGGCTTGTTCTCGATAGCGTGCTTCTGATTCTTGCAATGCTTGCTCTGTACAAATGCGCTCTTGGATTTCCTCTTGCAGCAGCTGATTAGATTGCCCAAGAGCAGCAGTCCTTTCTGTCACCCGTTCTTCTAACTCAGATGTCAGTTTTAAGAGTGCATTCTCTGCCTTAGTTCGCTCTTGAATTTCCTGCGCCAGATGTACATTTTGTTCTTGCAGTCTCTTAGTTAGATTTCGTATGCTTAAATGGATTTTGACACGGGCTAAAACCTCTTCATGCTGAAGCGGCTTAGTGATGTAATCCACCGCCCCAAGATTCAACCCTCTGACCTTATCTACTGTCTCAGAAAGCGCCGTCATAAAAATTACGGGGATGTCTTTAGTTGATTCTTTTGCTTTCAAGTGCTGGCAAGTTTCAAAGCCGTCCATTCCGGGCATGAGTATATCTAACAAAATGAGATCGGGAAGAGCATATTCAACCTGCTCAATTGCATCCTCGCCATCCTGTGCCACTAACACTTGAAAGCCAGAATCAGCCAAGAAATCGAATAACACTCCTAAATTTGTAGGGTTGTCATCAACAATTAAGATAATGCCATTTTCAATGTTTGAAAGACTCATTAGTTTATTCCTATATTTTTGAGAAGTTCACGAATTTTTTTAACTTGAAAACCTTTAGCTAATTGACGCAACTCTGAAGAAAAAGTGGCATATTTAACATCCAATTCTTCTAAGTGGGCCACTCGCTCTACAATACCTTTGAGATCGCCTTTCATTGCTAAATTCAACAGAGCCGCAACTTCTTCTACTGGGGGAGCCACCAGTGATTGCTGAGAATTTTCTTCTGTGTTACTTTGACAGACTTGAGGTTCACCCTCTTCATAAATCCATTCTAGTTCTAAGTGTATCTGTAACTTTTCTAAAAGCTCTGTTATCCGGATTGGCTTAGGTAGAAAATCATTGCAACCTGCCTCTTTACTTTTGTTAATATCGAAATCAAAAACGCTGGCAGAAGTACCAATCACGATCGCATTCTTGAGTTCTGGCGATCGCCTCAGCCGACGAGTCGCTTCCAAGCCGCTCATTTGAGGCATCATCAAGTCCATCAAGATACAATCGGGATTCCATTCAGATGCCTTATTAAGGCAATCCTGACCATCTATTGCTTGCACAATTTCAAATCCTAAAGGTGATAGCATCTTGACTAAAAGTGAGCGATTTTCTGGTCTGTCATCTGCCACGATCACCTTCCGCTTATGGCCTTTAAAACCTTGAATAGTTCGTTTCTCTTCTTTGACAACATCAGCGTATTGAGAAACTTCAGGCAAATCTAAATCAAAGAAGAAAACACTTCCTTTTCCTACGCTGCTCTTCACCTGGATTTCACCACCCATCATCTGAACTAATTGGCGGGTAATTGCCAGTCCCAATCCCGTTCCTTCCGCTTTGCGATCGCGAGAGCCTACCTGTTGGAACGGCAAAAATATCTCTTCTAATTGCTCTGGTGCCATGCCAACTCCTGTATCTTCCACCTGAAACCGAATTTTCCCTTCGCGATCGCCGACTTTAAAAGCCACGCCTCCAGTTTCAGTAAACTTAACGGCATTACCCAGTAAGTTAATCAAAACTTGTCGCAACCGTTTTTCATCAGCCTTGACACCTGTAGGAAGTTGAGTAATCTGTTCAAAAATTAAGCAAATACCTTTTTGTTCGGCGCGGATGCGGCAAATTTCGGCAATGCCTTCTAGAAATTCTGGAAAATGAAAATCCGTTGGGTGGAGTTCCATTTTTCTCGCTTCAATTTTGGAGAGGTCTAAAATGTCATTGATCAGGTTCAAGAGGTGGTCGCCACACTGATGAATAATACCTACACTATCTTTTTGTGAGTTGGTTAAACTTTTGTCTCGCATGAGGATTTGAGCGTAACCCAAAATGCCATTAAGCGGTGTTCTCAGTTCATGGCTCATGTTAGCAAGGAAATCACTCTTAGCTCGGTTAGCAGATTGTGCAGTTTCTTCAGCTTTTTGCAGATGCACATTTTTTTCCTGTAACTCCAGAGTTCGCTCTTGTACTTTGGCTTCTAAGTTAGTGTTTGCTAATTTTAAGTCTTTATAAAGACGAGCATTATCAATGGAAATCGCCGCTTGAGAGGATAACATCTGTAAGACTTCTAAGCGATCTGATGTAAATGCGCCAATGGTGAGATTGTTTTCTAAATAAAGGATGCCACTAAGTTTTGCTTGATAGATGAGCGGGGTACATAAAACAGATTTTGGTTGATGAGTGGCGATGTATGTATCTGTGGCAAATATTCCATCACAAGTCGCATTGCTGAGGACAACATTTTCTTGGGTTCGGGCTACATAATTAATCAAGGAAATTGGTAGCTGCTGACTAGTTGATACTGGAATTCCTTGTAGCACAGTTACATCGGTTTTGTCTACTGTTCCTGATGCTTCTATTAGCAAATCTCCTGAGTTTTCTAAAATTAAGTAGCCCATTTGAGCGCCAGCATTTTCTAGCATAATTATCATTAATTTAGCTAGCAACTTGCCCAAAACTATTTCTCCAGAAAGAGCTTGAGATGCTTTCATAACTGTGGCTAAATCCAACGATTCGGAAGCACTTTCACCTGTAGAGCTAATTATCCGAGTTACGTCCGTACTGACAGTTTCTCGCTTTGATATCCGAAATAGTTGAGGATATCTTTTTTCCAAGTCTTTGACTTTTGCCTTCGCTCCCCAGCGAATATAGCCATAGTGAGCATCGGTCAGATAGACTCTAGCAAACTTCTCTCTTCCTTGATCGATATAGAACTCAGCTGCTAGTTCATTGGCTAGCGCTTCTTCCTGGATGTATCCGTGTTCTCTAGCTCCTGCGATCGCGCGATCGTAAAGTTGCATCGCTTTGTCAATTTTCCCCAATACCCGCGCTTTCTCTGCCTCCACTAACTCATACTTATGTTGATAATTCATCGGTCCATGTATAGCCCACTGCTGCATTTTTTTCTGATTTTTTACCACTTGTTTCAAGGAGTTTTTTTGTTGGCTTTGAGAAACTTCCGGATATTGAGCGAGGAGAGCTAGAGAATAGTAAAAACTGTGTTCAGCGCCAGTCATTAAACCGGTTACACCTTCTTCATATTTTTCTCCTGAAGAGGCATTTTTTACCGATTCTTCGTAATCTTTAAATAAATAAAAACGAATCGTTTTTGCCAAATAAGCTGCAAAAACAAACGTAGCTTGATTGGCAGCAATTAATTTTTGTAGGATTTCTTCTTCGTTCAAGATTTCGCCATCGACCCGGTAGTTTTCTGTCGGTGCATCGAGTAATTTTAATACTATTACTATCCCTACTTTTATATAAGCACTATGCATTTCTTGTTTCAGTTTCAGCATTAAATCAAGATGTTGCACCTGCTTCTGATAAACCCCTTCTAGCGGTTGACCGGCAAAAAATATGTGGTCGCAATAGTAGAAAGAATTGTAGCCAGCCCAGTCTGTATTCCCTGTTTCTAGACCGCTTTGAATTCCCTCAAGCAAAGGGGTAAAGGTTTCCTTAACGTGTTCTTTCCAGTGTCTGATGTGAGCGTTAAATATTGTTGATATTTGAGCTTTGTGTGAGCGGGCTTCAAGTCGATCGAGCAGCTTCACAGCTAGTTGTCCAAATTGATATCCCGAATTAATTCCTGCGGGCGAACCACACAATATCAAGGCATAAAATCCATAGCCAATAGGGGCAAGTGGTGAATTTCCATATTGAATAGAAAGAGCGATCATTGTAAAGGGAACTTGCGGAAACATGGCTGGAGCCCCGAAATAAATAGGAGGGGCAATGAGCATTAAGAGCCGCATAGCTGCGAGCCGATCGACCGCCGTCATTTCTGGCAGATTAGCTAGCTCTTCAGGGTTCATCTGCCTTGGGGGTTCCTTAGAAAGCGAGATACCCAGCATATCTAGAGCTTGCAGACCAACCTCTAACGCAGCTTGCATCTGGTTTTGAGCAATATAAAACTGCACCTGTAGTTCATAAACCTTGACTCGACCGAGGACAGTTTTTGCGTGTTTCAAAACCACCTCAGATAGCAGTTTTGCCCGCTCAAAGTTGATGTTTAAAAATTCTGCAGCCGTCGCTTCGGTATACAGAGGCAACGTTAAATCATAGTTAGTTTCCCAGCTATCTTCTGCGAGGAGTTCTAACCCTGTTGTTAAATACTTAACTGTCGGTTCATAAGCCATCGCTGCCTTGGCTTTTTTACCGGCAATTAGGTTGAGGGAAGCCAGTCGATCTTTTTGAGCCTGCTGGGTGATAAATTCAGATCCAACATTCAATTGGTTGACAATCTCAAAGATGTTCTCTTCAATCTCTGTTTCCGGGGTATGTTTCAGGATCAGTTCACCGATTTTTAGGTGAGTCTGTTTTTTATGAGAATCTTGGATGAGAGAATAAGACGCTTGCTGCACCCGGTCATGCAAAAACTTGTAGGCAACTTTTAAGGTCTCACCTGGCAAATTTGCAGATGTCTCCTGGTCAAATAGCAGTGGAATTTTATAAGACTGGTTCAGGGGCAGAACTAGACCTGCTTGCAGTGCTTCCCACAAATCTAATGCCGTTTCTGACTGAGATTTTTCATTGACGATCGCCAGTACATCTAAACTAAATTTGTCCCCTACGCAGGCAGCTAGCTTCAAAACATTTTGCGTATTTTGTGACAATTTTTGAATTTGACTAACCATCAATTCGATGACATTATCAGTTATACTAATGCCTAGAAGAACCTCAATGTTCCATTGCCAAATACCTTGCTCAAAGTCAAACGACAACAAGTTTTCTTGATAAAGAGATTTGAGGGTCTGAGTTAAGAAAAACGGGTTGCCTTGGGTTTTATTAAAAACTAACTCAGCCAGCGGTTTTGCCTTGGAAATTTCACTGCGAAGAGTATCAGCGACTAACTGGCTGACATGAGCGATATCCAAAAACCTGAGGATGATGTTATTCACAATCGCTCCGGTGTTTTGAATCTCCTCCAAGGTCAAGATTAACGGATGAGTTGCACTGACTTCGTTATCTCGATATGCTCCAATCAGCAATAGATATTGACTATCGGGATCGGTCATAATGAGCTGGATCAGCTTGAGGGAAGGCAGATCTGCCCACTGTAAGTCATCTAAAAACAAAACTAGGGGGTGTTCGGGTTGGCTAAATACATGAATGAATTGCTGAAACACCCGATTAAATCTGTTTTGGGATTCTGATGGACCTAATTGAGGAACGACTGACTGCGAGCCAATAATTCGTTCTACTTCGGGAATAACATCAATAATGACTTGACCGTTAGAGCCGAGGGCTTCTAAAAGTTTGGATTTCCAAACGGCAATTTGGTCATCGGTTTCTGTGAGTAGTTGGCGCATCAATTCCTGGAATGCTTGAATCAAGGAAGCATAAGGAATATTCCGCTTGAACTGGTCAAATTTACCAGAGATAAAATAACCCCTCTGGCGCACAATTGGTTTGTGAACTTCGTGAACTAAGCATGATTTACCGATCCCTGAGTAACCAGAAACTAGCATCATTTCCGTAGTACCAGAACTGACGCGATCGAATGCTTCTAATAAAGTAGCAACTTCTATTTCCCGTCCGTAGAGTTTTTGCGGGATGGAAAATTGGCTGTATGAATCTAGCTGACCGACAATAAAGTGGGAAATCTCTCCATCTGTCTGCAACTGAGTGAGACAGGTTTCTAAATCAGCTTTTAGTCCTAGAGAGCTTTGATATCTATCTTCAGCAGTTTTAGCTAACAATTTCATGACAATGTCAGAAACCGCTGGGGGAATTTTTGGATTTAGCTCTTGAGGCGGTATTGGTGTTTTTGCAATATGGCAATGAACAAATTCCAGAGGGTCAGTGGCATTAAAGGGCAGGGAACCTGTTAGCATTTGATAAAAGGTAACGCCTAAAGAATAGAAGTCGGTACGGTAGTCAATTGACCGATTCATCCGTCCAGTTTGCTCCGGTGACATATAGGCGAGAGAGCCTTCTAGTAAATTGGGATTGCTGATGCTTTGATTTTCTTTTTCTAAACGCGATGCAATGCTGAAGTCGATGATTTTAACTTGCCCGGTTTCTGGGTTAATGACGATATTATGAGGTTTAATATCTTTATGAATAATCTTGGCTTGATGCAGTTGAGTGAGAGCGGATGCTAGCTGAATGGCTATTGTGAGAAATTCGGTTAATGATAATTGGCAATCGCTAATATACTTTTTCAGAGATTCTGCACCAAAATCTGCCAAAATTAGGGCTAGACCGTTATAATGATTTTCTAAAGCTATTGGTTCAACAATTCCTTCTATATCTAATAAAAGTTTTAATATTTTATATTCATGTCTTAGTCGGGTTAGCTCTTCGAGGCTGGGATACTCCGCTTTGAGGGCTTTAACAATCACAAGGGTTTGATCCGACTGCTTGAAAGCACGATAAATAACGGTATTGACGCCTTCATGCAGGGCTTCAATAAAGTTGTAACCGGGAAGAGCAGATATCATTTTTCTAAGCCTGAGTAATAGAATAAACTGGGCATGAGGCTAATGAGCATTAGTTACCACTGTCAATAACAGGACAATGAGGTACTTTATTTAGCATTCCCAACCAGTCAAAAAATTCTCTACAGCTAAATAAAGCTCAACATTTAGAAATATTAAGTGGCGGGTGAGACGCCCGCACTACAAGAAATTTTGGGAGATTTTTGTATTTGGAAGTCGCTTGATGGGTTAAGTTGGTCTAGATCCCCGACTTCTTCAAGAAGTCGGGGATCTAGCAGCCTCTCAAAATCAGTGTATTTGAGTACTAGTAACAAAAGTTAGCGCTCTACTGAACGTGTTCGATGTGAGGCTGTTTGCGCTAAAATTGCCGGACAAGAAAAAATTTCTGAGAAAAATGAGGTTAAAGTTTTATTCTGCAAGCACTGCTCCTTCTGCCAAAGAGTCAATCTTTGTTTTAGAATTCGAGCTAAGGCTTACAGAATTAACTTGGCTTCGCTATTGTTCTATATAATTTGCTGTAAAGCTCATATAAAATAAGCTATGTCTGAACGCAAGAAAGCGTTTTCAATATTAGGGCTACCAGTTCATGTGATGACTAACTATCCAAGCTGGTTGATCGATCGCCTGCAACAGAGTCAAGGAACTCATGTGGTAACGCTCAATGCAGAAATGACTATGCAAGCAGAGCGACACTCCCCCCTTGCTAAGGTTATT
This genomic interval from Scytonema hofmannii PCC 7110 contains the following:
- a CDS encoding hybrid sensor histidine kinase/response regulator, producing the protein MSLSNIENGIILIVDDNPTNLGVLFDFLADSGFQVLVAQDGEDAIEQVEYALPDLILLDILMPGMDGFETCQHLKAKESTKDIPVIFMTALSETVDKVRGLNLGAVDYITKPLQHEEVLARVKIHLSIRNLTKRLQEQNVHLAQEIQERTKAENALLKLTSELEERVTERTAALGQSNQLLQEEIQERICTEQALQESEARYREQANQLEVAFRQLQETQSQLVHSEKMSSLGQLVAGVAHEINNPVNFIYGNLTHAYQYTQDLLELLNLYAKYTPSPVPEIQKLTEAIDLEFLSEDLPKLLSSMKVGADRIREIIQSLRIFSRVDEAQMKPVDIHAGLDSTLLILHNRFKASSNQLGIQLVKDYGNLPLVECYAGQLNQVFMNLLANAIDALEEYDKQRSPQEIYFCRSTIRIRTEVTDNEFVTIWIGDTGPGMTEEVRDRLFDPFFTTKPLGRGTGLGLSISHQIVVSKHGGEIVCFSAPGQGTEFMIKIPTRSAPSKTGCHNTQMQELKAMIV
- a CDS encoding SpoIIE family protein phosphatase; this translates as MTDTEEGKLRLMVVDDEPDNLDLLYRTFRRDFQVYKASNALTAIEILDKEGEMAVIISDQRMPDMNGTELLSRTVERFPDTIRILLTGFTDVEDLVEAINSGQVFKYITKPWKPERLKEVVEQAADIYRVVKKRTQELTHALRRESLFNAVTTAIRESLDYHSMLQKIVATIGQTFEASCCQLKPVESDRLTIGLSYYQDPRSRETDFTCALDPLIEKVLETKQYQFALTIRDDKDYQQLVVPLVYQQQLLAVLALNQYKHIRHWQEEDIKLITGVAEQAALGLFQAKLYQRLQEKQEQIHTELEVARQIQNNILRQTMPDIKGLQVQACCYPAREVGGDFFEVFAHPKGDLWLAVGDVSGKGVPAALFMASAISVLRRELSQESPPMPNVVMHNLNQAMGNDLISNNCFITLVLARYTPSTRELVYANAGHIYPLHWSSQGNLAEYPQYLKTRSVPLGILPIWMSKYGQLVLAPGDILLLASDGITEAMVSQKTPLTVNSLGSLQPVSRSMLNQEGLWQLLKEEPQPLNLKSLLARIQPDNQVQEDDQTILSLEVL
- a CDS encoding hybrid sensor histidine kinase/response regulator; translation: MISALPGYNFIEALHEGVNTVIYRAFKQSDQTLVIVKALKAEYPSLEELTRLRHEYKILKLLLDIEGIVEPIALENHYNGLALILADFGAESLKKYISDCQLSLTEFLTIAIQLASALTQLHQAKIIHKDIKPHNIVINPETGQVKIIDFSIASRLEKENQSISNPNLLEGSLAYMSPEQTGRMNRSIDYRTDFYSLGVTFYQMLTGSLPFNATDPLEFVHCHIAKTPIPPQELNPKIPPAVSDIVMKLLAKTAEDRYQSSLGLKADLETCLTQLQTDGEISHFIVGQLDSYSQFSIPQKLYGREIEVATLLEAFDRVSSGTTEMMLVSGYSGIGKSCLVHEVHKPIVRQRGYFISGKFDQFKRNIPYASLIQAFQELMRQLLTETDDQIAVWKSKLLEALGSNGQVIIDVIPEVERIIGSQSVVPQLGPSESQNRFNRVFQQFIHVFSQPEHPLVLFLDDLQWADLPSLKLIQLIMTDPDSQYLLLIGAYRDNEVSATHPLILTLEEIQNTGAIVNNIILRFLDIAHVSQLVADTLRSEISKAKPLAELVFNKTQGNPFFLTQTLKSLYQENLLSFDFEQGIWQWNIEVLLGISITDNVIELMVSQIQKLSQNTQNVLKLAACVGDKFSLDVLAIVNEKSQSETALDLWEALQAGLVLPLNQSYKIPLLFDQETSANLPGETLKVAYKFLHDRVQQASYSLIQDSHKKQTHLKIGELILKHTPETEIEENIFEIVNQLNVGSEFITQQAQKDRLASLNLIAGKKAKAAMAYEPTVKYLTTGLELLAEDSWETNYDLTLPLYTEATAAEFLNINFERAKLLSEVVLKHAKTVLGRVKVYELQVQFYIAQNQMQAALEVGLQALDMLGISLSKEPPRQMNPEELANLPEMTAVDRLAAMRLLMLIAPPIYFGAPAMFPQVPFTMIALSIQYGNSPLAPIGYGFYALILCGSPAGINSGYQFGQLAVKLLDRLEARSHKAQISTIFNAHIRHWKEHVKETFTPLLEGIQSGLETGNTDWAGYNSFYYCDHIFFAGQPLEGVYQKQVQHLDLMLKLKQEMHSAYIKVGIVIVLKLLDAPTENYRVDGEILNEEEILQKLIAANQATFVFAAYLAKTIRFYLFKDYEESVKNASSGEKYEEGVTGLMTGAEHSFYYSLALLAQYPEVSQSQQKNSLKQVVKNQKKMQQWAIHGPMNYQHKYELVEAEKARVLGKIDKAMQLYDRAIAGAREHGYIQEEALANELAAEFYIDQGREKFARVYLTDAHYGYIRWGAKAKVKDLEKRYPQLFRISKRETVSTDVTRIISSTGESASESLDLATVMKASQALSGEIVLGKLLAKLMIIMLENAGAQMGYLILENSGDLLIEASGTVDKTDVTVLQGIPVSTSQQLPISLINYVARTQENVVLSNATCDGIFATDTYIATHQPKSVLCTPLIYQAKLSGILYLENNLTIGAFTSDRLEVLQMLSSQAAISIDNARLYKDLKLANTNLEAKVQERTLELQEKNVHLQKAEETAQSANRAKSDFLANMSHELRTPLNGILGYAQILMRDKSLTNSQKDSVGIIHQCGDHLLNLINDILDLSKIEARKMELHPTDFHFPEFLEGIAEICRIRAEQKGICLIFEQITQLPTGVKADEKRLRQVLINLLGNAVKFTETGGVAFKVGDREGKIRFQVEDTGVGMAPEQLEEIFLPFQQVGSRDRKAEGTGLGLAITRQLVQMMGGEIQVKSSVGKGSVFFFDLDLPEVSQYADVVKEEKRTIQGFKGHKRKVIVADDRPENRSLLVKMLSPLGFEIVQAIDGQDCLNKASEWNPDCILMDLMMPQMSGLEATRRLRRSPELKNAIVIGTSASVFDFDINKSKEAGCNDFLPKPIRITELLEKLQIHLELEWIYEEGEPQVCQSNTEENSQQSLVAPPVEEVAALLNLAMKGDLKGIVERVAHLEELDVKYATFSSELRQLAKGFQVKKIRELLKNIGIN
- a CDS encoding response regulator gives rise to the protein MTKIRVALIEDHDLTRVGIRTALLQKEEIEVVGEASNATDGLKMLKTLQPDIAIVDIGLPDKDGIELTKDLKSTGGNESATKVLILTLRDNKEAVLAAFAAGADSYCMKDIKFDNLLEAVRVTYNGNAWIDPAIARIVLQQARQNPPSSEVSLASAKLAATGSESVEGKTEENIDSYTLTERELEVLQLIVEGCSNAVIAERLYITVGTVKTHVRNILNKLCADDRTQAAVRALRSGLVG